The following proteins are co-located in the Solanum pennellii chromosome 1, SPENNV200 genome:
- the LOC107007874 gene encoding calmodulin-binding transcription activator 2 isoform X4: protein MEDCGSDPPGFRLDITQILSEVQHRWLRPAEICEILRNHRKFHLTPEAPFRPVSGSVFLFDRKVLRYFRKDGHNWRKKKDGKTVKEAHEKLKVGSIDVLHCYYAHGEEDDNFQRRSYWMLEQDLMHIVFVHYLEVKGNKVNVSSIRSTKSVHPNYLNDCSLSDSFPTRHKKLTSANADSTSLASTLTEAHEEAESEDSHQACSRFHSYPDRASGMDSHLVENRDTISSSYGSPQSSVEYTPLPGIDGSGKCDLGNFASGPQRTIDLGSWEPLPQHCSNGEMVCQDDFKNNLSVHGNWQFHGQNVNQDLIADSSYDLGLPWDLLTVRGPSYLCSNEKEEQLTQLNLQFLKSLVEVQGDINQENSMDMLELGDYSTIKQPHLSSVKVEEGLKKVDSFSRWVAKELEDVEELHMQPSNQMSWNVIDTEEEGSCLPSQLHVDSDSLNLSLSQEQVFSIIDFSPNWAYSNLETKILITGRFLKSEGELVEYKWSCMFGEVEVPAEVLADGVLRCHAPPHKPGVLPFYVTCSNRLACSEVREFEYRFGPYQEVGAADVSMTEKHLLERIENLLSLGPVSSCRSSDSMEDSEEKRSTVNKIISMMEEENKQIIERASYGDTSQCRVKEDLYFERKLKQNFYAWLVHQVTDDGRGRTLLDGEGQGVLHLVAALGYDWAFKPILASGLSVDFRDMNGWTALHWAAFYGREKTVVSLVSLGASPGALTDPSAEFPLGRTPADLASANGHKGISGFVAESSLTTHLSKLTVTDAKEELDSEVCEAKVGETVTERVAVSTTESDVPDVLSLKDSLAAIRNATQAAARIHQIFRVQSFQRKQIIENCDNELSSDENAIAIVASRACKLGQNNGIAHAAAIQIQKKFRGWNKRKEFLLIRQKIVQIQAHIRGHQVRKKYKPIIWSVGILEKVILRWRRKRSGLRGFRSEAVMSKPSTQEDSLPEDDYDFLKEGRKQTEVRMQKALARVKSMTQYSEGRAQYRRLLTAAEGLREVKQDGPIQIPEIPEDTIYPEEELFDVDSLLDDDTFMSIAFE, encoded by the exons ACATAACACAGATATTATCCGAAGTGCAGCATCGTTGGCTGAGACCCGCTGAGATATGTGAAATCCTGCGGAACCATAGAAAGTTCCATTTAACCCCAGAGGCTCCATTCAGGCCAGTCA GTGGCTCTGTTTTTCTTTTCGATAGGAAGGTACTAAGATACTTTAGGAAGGATGGGCATaattggaggaagaagaaggatgggaagACAGTGAAAGAAGCTCATGAGAAGCTGAAG GTTGGAAGTATTGATGTGCTACACTGCTACTATGCCCATGGAGAAGAAGATGATAATTTTCAAAGGCGTAGTTATTGGATGCTTGAACA GGATCTCATGCACATAGTTTTTGTCCACTATTTGGAAGTCAAG GGTAACAAGGTGAATGTCAGTAGCATCAGAAGCACCAAATCAGTGCACCCAAACTATCTGAATGACTGCTCATTGTCCGATAGTTTTCCTACGAGACACAAGAAACTAACTTCAGCAAATGCTGATTCAACAAGTCTAGCAAGTACTTTAACAGAAGCACATGAAGAAGCTGAATCAG AAGATAGTCACCAAGCGTGTTCTAGATTTCATTCATATCCAGACCGAGCATCTGGAATGGACAGTCATCTGGTGGAGAATAGGGATACCATCAGTAGTTCATATGGTTCACCTCAATCTTCAG TAGAGTATACACCACTTCCTGGTATAGATGGATCAGGAAAGTGTGATCTTGGTAATTTTGCATCTGGTCCTCAAAGAACAATTGATTTGGGATCTTGGGAACCACTTCCTCAGCATTGTTCAAATG GTGAGATGGTATGCCAAGATGATTTCAAGAACAATTTGTCAGTCCATGGAAATTGGCAG TTTCATGGACAAAATGTCAACCAGGATTTGATTGCAGATTCGAGCTATGATTTGGGACTACCTTGGGATCTACTTACCGTTAGGGGGCCATCATACTTGTGTTCTAATGAGAAAGAAGAGCAACTAACACAATTGAATCTTCAATTTCTGAAGTCACTCGTGGAAGTTCAAGGTGACATCAATCAAGAAAATTCTATGGATATGCTAGAGCTTGGAGACTATTCGACGATCAAACAGCCTCATTTGAGCAGTGTAAAAGTGGAAGAAGGCCTGAAAAAAGTTGACAGCTTCTCCCGATGGGTTGCAAAAGAGCTTGAGGATGTTGAGGAGTTGCATATGCAGCCAAGTAATCAAATGTCATGGAATGTTATAGATACTGAGGAAGAAGGTTCCTGTCTGCCAAGCCAGTTGCATGTGGATTCAGATTCACTGAATCTCTCACTCTCCCAGGAGCAGGTTTTCAGCATTATTGATTTTTCACCTAATTGGGCGTATTCAAACTTGGAAACGAAA ATATTGATTACTGGAAGATTTCTTAAGAGTGAAGGCGAGCTGGTAGAGTACAAGTGGTCATGTATGTTTGGGGAAGTAGAGGTTCCTGCAGAGGTTTTAGCAGATGGGGTGCTTCGTTGTCATGCTCCCCCACACAAACCAGGAGTACTCCCTTTTTACGTGACATGTTCTAATAGATTGGCTTGTAGTGAAGTCAGAGAATTCGAATACAGATTTGGACCTTATCAGGAAGTTGGTGCTGCCGATGTTTCTATGACTGAGAAGCATCTCCTTGAACgaattgaaaatttattgtCATTGGGACCTGTTAGTAGTTGTCGCAGTTCTGATAGTATGGAGGATTCTGAGGAGAAACGAAGTACAGTTAATAAAATCATCTCTATGATGGAGGAAGAGAATAAGCAGATAATAGAGAGAGCATCATACGGTGACACATCCCAATGCAGGGTGAAAGAGgatttatattttgaaagaaagctGAAACAGAATTTTTATGCATGGCTGGTTCACCAAGTTACTGATGATGGCAGAGGGCGAACTCTTCTTGATGGTGAAGGCCAAGGTGTACTTCATTTGGTAGCTGCACTTGGTTATGATTGGGCCTTCAAGCCAATTTTAGCATCAGGATTAAGTGTAGATTTTCGTGACATGAATGGATGGACTGCACTTCATTGGGCCGCATTCTATGGAAG GGAGAAGACTGTTGTTAGTCTTGTCTCTTTAGGTGCATCTCCTGGAGCTTTGACAGACCCATCTGCTGAATTTCCTTTGGGTAGAACCCCTGCTGATTTGGCATCTGCCAATGGACACAAGGGAATATCTGGATTTGTTGCTGAATCTTCTTTGACTACTCACCTTTCTAAGCTTACTGTGACTGATGCAAAGGAAGAACTTGATTCAGAAGTTTGTGAAGCAAAAGTTGGAGAAACAGTTACAGAGCGCGTGGCTGTTTCAACTACTGAAAGCGATGTGCCAGATGTACTTTCACTCAAGGATTCTCTGGCTGCTATACGCAATGCTACTCAAGCAGCTGCTCGGATACATCAAATTTTCAGGGTTCAGTCATTTCAGAGGAAGCAAATTATTGAGAATTGTGACAATGAGTTATCATCTGATGAGAATGCTATTGCTATTGTAGCTTCTAGAGCTTGTAAGTTGGGGCAAAACAATGGCATAGCTCATGCGGCTGCCATTCAAATCCAGAAAAAGTTCCGTGGCTGGAATAAGAGAAAAGAGTTCCTTTTAATTCGAcaaaaaattgttcaaattcAG GCTCATATAAGGGGGCATCAAGTGAGGAAGAAATATAAGCCAATTATCTGGTCGGTAGGAATTCTGGAGAAAGTGATATTGCGTTGGAGACGTAAAAGAAGCGGTTTGAGGGGATTTAGATCAGAGGCGGTCATGAGTAAGCCAAGCACACAGGAGGACTCATTGCCAGAAGATGATTATGATTTTCTAAAGGAAGGAAGAAAACAGACTGAAGTCAGGATGCAAAAGGCCCTTGCTAGGGTGAAGTCCATGACTCAATATTCTGAGGGTCGTGCTCAATATCGTAGGCTGCTTACTGCTGCTGAAGGACTTCGTGAAGTGAAG
- the LOC107007874 gene encoding calmodulin-binding transcription activator 2 isoform X8: MEDCGSDPPGFRLDITQILSEVQHRWLRPAEICEILRNHRKFHLTPEAPFRPVSGSVFLFDRKVLRYFRKDGHNWRKKKDGKTVKEAHEKLKVGSIDVLHCYYAHGEEDDNFQRRSYWMLEQDLMHIVFVHYLEVKGNKVNVSSIRSTKSVHPNYLNDCSLSDSFPTRHKKLTSANADSTSLASTLTEAHEEAESEDSHQACSRFHSYPDRASGMDSHLVENRDTISSSYGSPQSSGEMVCQDDFKNNLSVHGNWQFHGQNVNQDLIADSSYDLGLPWDLLTVRGPSYLCSNEKEEQLTQLNLQFLKSLVEVQGDINQENSMDMLELGDYSTIKQPHLSSVKVEEGLKKVDSFSRWVAKELEDVEELHMQPSNQMSWNVIDTEEEGSCLPSQLHVDSDSLNLSLSQEQVFSIIDFSPNWAYSNLETKILITGRFLKSEGELVEYKWSCMFGEVEVPAEVLADGVLRCHAPPHKPGVLPFYVTCSNRLACSEVREFEYRFGPYQEVGAADVSMTEKHLLERIENLLSLGPVSSCRSSDSMEDSEEKRSTVNKIISMMEEENKQIIERASYGDTSQCRVKEDLYFERKLKQNFYAWLVHQVTDDGRGRTLLDGEGQGVLHLVAALGYDWAFKPILASGLSVDFRDMNGWTALHWAAFYGREKTVVSLVSLGASPGALTDPSAEFPLGRTPADLASANGHKGISGFVAESSLTTHLSKLTVTDAKEELDSEVCEAKVGETVTERVAVSTTESDVPDVLSLKDSLAAIRNATQAAARIHQIFRVQSFQRKQIIENCDNELSSDENAIAIVASRACKLGQNNGIAHAAAIQIQKKFRGWNKRKEFLLIRQKIVQIQAHIRGHQVRKKYKPIIWSVGILEKVILRWRRKRSGLRGFRSEAVMSKPSTQEDSLPEDDYDFLKEGRKQTEVRMQKALARVKSMTQYSEGRAQYRRLLTAAEGLREVKQDGPIQIPEIPEDTIYPEEELFDVDSLLDDDTFMSIAFE, encoded by the exons ACATAACACAGATATTATCCGAAGTGCAGCATCGTTGGCTGAGACCCGCTGAGATATGTGAAATCCTGCGGAACCATAGAAAGTTCCATTTAACCCCAGAGGCTCCATTCAGGCCAGTCA GTGGCTCTGTTTTTCTTTTCGATAGGAAGGTACTAAGATACTTTAGGAAGGATGGGCATaattggaggaagaagaaggatgggaagACAGTGAAAGAAGCTCATGAGAAGCTGAAG GTTGGAAGTATTGATGTGCTACACTGCTACTATGCCCATGGAGAAGAAGATGATAATTTTCAAAGGCGTAGTTATTGGATGCTTGAACA GGATCTCATGCACATAGTTTTTGTCCACTATTTGGAAGTCAAG GGTAACAAGGTGAATGTCAGTAGCATCAGAAGCACCAAATCAGTGCACCCAAACTATCTGAATGACTGCTCATTGTCCGATAGTTTTCCTACGAGACACAAGAAACTAACTTCAGCAAATGCTGATTCAACAAGTCTAGCAAGTACTTTAACAGAAGCACATGAAGAAGCTGAATCAG AAGATAGTCACCAAGCGTGTTCTAGATTTCATTCATATCCAGACCGAGCATCTGGAATGGACAGTCATCTGGTGGAGAATAGGGATACCATCAGTAGTTCATATGGTTCACCTCAATCTTCAG GTGAGATGGTATGCCAAGATGATTTCAAGAACAATTTGTCAGTCCATGGAAATTGGCAG TTTCATGGACAAAATGTCAACCAGGATTTGATTGCAGATTCGAGCTATGATTTGGGACTACCTTGGGATCTACTTACCGTTAGGGGGCCATCATACTTGTGTTCTAATGAGAAAGAAGAGCAACTAACACAATTGAATCTTCAATTTCTGAAGTCACTCGTGGAAGTTCAAGGTGACATCAATCAAGAAAATTCTATGGATATGCTAGAGCTTGGAGACTATTCGACGATCAAACAGCCTCATTTGAGCAGTGTAAAAGTGGAAGAAGGCCTGAAAAAAGTTGACAGCTTCTCCCGATGGGTTGCAAAAGAGCTTGAGGATGTTGAGGAGTTGCATATGCAGCCAAGTAATCAAATGTCATGGAATGTTATAGATACTGAGGAAGAAGGTTCCTGTCTGCCAAGCCAGTTGCATGTGGATTCAGATTCACTGAATCTCTCACTCTCCCAGGAGCAGGTTTTCAGCATTATTGATTTTTCACCTAATTGGGCGTATTCAAACTTGGAAACGAAA ATATTGATTACTGGAAGATTTCTTAAGAGTGAAGGCGAGCTGGTAGAGTACAAGTGGTCATGTATGTTTGGGGAAGTAGAGGTTCCTGCAGAGGTTTTAGCAGATGGGGTGCTTCGTTGTCATGCTCCCCCACACAAACCAGGAGTACTCCCTTTTTACGTGACATGTTCTAATAGATTGGCTTGTAGTGAAGTCAGAGAATTCGAATACAGATTTGGACCTTATCAGGAAGTTGGTGCTGCCGATGTTTCTATGACTGAGAAGCATCTCCTTGAACgaattgaaaatttattgtCATTGGGACCTGTTAGTAGTTGTCGCAGTTCTGATAGTATGGAGGATTCTGAGGAGAAACGAAGTACAGTTAATAAAATCATCTCTATGATGGAGGAAGAGAATAAGCAGATAATAGAGAGAGCATCATACGGTGACACATCCCAATGCAGGGTGAAAGAGgatttatattttgaaagaaagctGAAACAGAATTTTTATGCATGGCTGGTTCACCAAGTTACTGATGATGGCAGAGGGCGAACTCTTCTTGATGGTGAAGGCCAAGGTGTACTTCATTTGGTAGCTGCACTTGGTTATGATTGGGCCTTCAAGCCAATTTTAGCATCAGGATTAAGTGTAGATTTTCGTGACATGAATGGATGGACTGCACTTCATTGGGCCGCATTCTATGGAAG GGAGAAGACTGTTGTTAGTCTTGTCTCTTTAGGTGCATCTCCTGGAGCTTTGACAGACCCATCTGCTGAATTTCCTTTGGGTAGAACCCCTGCTGATTTGGCATCTGCCAATGGACACAAGGGAATATCTGGATTTGTTGCTGAATCTTCTTTGACTACTCACCTTTCTAAGCTTACTGTGACTGATGCAAAGGAAGAACTTGATTCAGAAGTTTGTGAAGCAAAAGTTGGAGAAACAGTTACAGAGCGCGTGGCTGTTTCAACTACTGAAAGCGATGTGCCAGATGTACTTTCACTCAAGGATTCTCTGGCTGCTATACGCAATGCTACTCAAGCAGCTGCTCGGATACATCAAATTTTCAGGGTTCAGTCATTTCAGAGGAAGCAAATTATTGAGAATTGTGACAATGAGTTATCATCTGATGAGAATGCTATTGCTATTGTAGCTTCTAGAGCTTGTAAGTTGGGGCAAAACAATGGCATAGCTCATGCGGCTGCCATTCAAATCCAGAAAAAGTTCCGTGGCTGGAATAAGAGAAAAGAGTTCCTTTTAATTCGAcaaaaaattgttcaaattcAG GCTCATATAAGGGGGCATCAAGTGAGGAAGAAATATAAGCCAATTATCTGGTCGGTAGGAATTCTGGAGAAAGTGATATTGCGTTGGAGACGTAAAAGAAGCGGTTTGAGGGGATTTAGATCAGAGGCGGTCATGAGTAAGCCAAGCACACAGGAGGACTCATTGCCAGAAGATGATTATGATTTTCTAAAGGAAGGAAGAAAACAGACTGAAGTCAGGATGCAAAAGGCCCTTGCTAGGGTGAAGTCCATGACTCAATATTCTGAGGGTCGTGCTCAATATCGTAGGCTGCTTACTGCTGCTGAAGGACTTCGTGAAGTGAAG
- the LOC107007874 gene encoding calmodulin-binding transcription activator 2 isoform X1 — protein MEDCGSDPPGFRLDITQILSEVQHRWLRPAEICEILRNHRKFHLTPEAPFRPVSGSVFLFDRKVLRYFRKDGHNWRKKKDGKTVKEAHEKLKVGSIDVLHCYYAHGEEDDNFQRRSYWMLEQDLMHIVFVHYLEVKGNKVNVSSIRSTKSVHPNYLNDCSLSDSFPTRHKKLTSANADSTSLASTLTEAHEEAESEDSHQACSRFHSYPDRASGMDSHLVENRDTISSSYGSPQSSVEYTPLPGIDGSGKCDLGNFASGPQRTIDLGSWEPLPQHCSNGEMVCQDDFKNNLSVHGNWQYSFGQSPLQFHGQNVNQDLIADSSYDLGLPWDLLTVRGPSYLCSNEKEEQLTQLNLQFLKSLVEVQGDINQENSMDMLELGDYSTIKQPHLSSVKVEEGLKKVDSFSRWVAKELEDVEELHMQPSNQMSWNVIDTEEEGSCLPSQLHVDSDSLNLSLSQEQVFSIIDFSPNWAYSNLETKILITGRFLKSEGELVEYKWSCMFGEVEVPAEVLADGVLRCHAPPHKPGVLPFYVTCSNRLACSEVREFEYRFGPYQEVGAADVSMTEKHLLERIENLLSLGPVSSCRSSDSMEDSEEKRSTVNKIISMMEEENKQIIERASYGDTSQCRVKEDLYFERKLKQNFYAWLVHQVTDDGRGRTLLDGEGQGVLHLVAALGYDWAFKPILASGLSVDFRDMNGWTALHWAAFYGREKTVVSLVSLGASPGALTDPSAEFPLGRTPADLASANGHKGISGFVAESSLTTHLSKLTVTDAKEELDSEVCEAKVGETVTERVAVSTTESDVPDVLSLKDSLAAIRNATQAAARIHQIFRVQSFQRKQIIENCDNELSSDENAIAIVASRACKLGQNNGIAHAAAIQIQKKFRGWNKRKEFLLIRQKIVQIQAHIRGHQVRKKYKPIIWSVGILEKVILRWRRKRSGLRGFRSEAVMSKPSTQEDSLPEDDYDFLKEGRKQTEVRMQKALARVKSMTQYSEGRAQYRRLLTAAEGLREVKQDGPIQIPEIPEDTIYPEEELFDVDSLLDDDTFMSIAFE, from the exons ACATAACACAGATATTATCCGAAGTGCAGCATCGTTGGCTGAGACCCGCTGAGATATGTGAAATCCTGCGGAACCATAGAAAGTTCCATTTAACCCCAGAGGCTCCATTCAGGCCAGTCA GTGGCTCTGTTTTTCTTTTCGATAGGAAGGTACTAAGATACTTTAGGAAGGATGGGCATaattggaggaagaagaaggatgggaagACAGTGAAAGAAGCTCATGAGAAGCTGAAG GTTGGAAGTATTGATGTGCTACACTGCTACTATGCCCATGGAGAAGAAGATGATAATTTTCAAAGGCGTAGTTATTGGATGCTTGAACA GGATCTCATGCACATAGTTTTTGTCCACTATTTGGAAGTCAAG GGTAACAAGGTGAATGTCAGTAGCATCAGAAGCACCAAATCAGTGCACCCAAACTATCTGAATGACTGCTCATTGTCCGATAGTTTTCCTACGAGACACAAGAAACTAACTTCAGCAAATGCTGATTCAACAAGTCTAGCAAGTACTTTAACAGAAGCACATGAAGAAGCTGAATCAG AAGATAGTCACCAAGCGTGTTCTAGATTTCATTCATATCCAGACCGAGCATCTGGAATGGACAGTCATCTGGTGGAGAATAGGGATACCATCAGTAGTTCATATGGTTCACCTCAATCTTCAG TAGAGTATACACCACTTCCTGGTATAGATGGATCAGGAAAGTGTGATCTTGGTAATTTTGCATCTGGTCCTCAAAGAACAATTGATTTGGGATCTTGGGAACCACTTCCTCAGCATTGTTCAAATG GTGAGATGGTATGCCAAGATGATTTCAAGAACAATTTGTCAGTCCATGGAAATTGGCAG TATTCTTTTGGACAATCTCCCTTGCAGTTTCATGGACAAAATGTCAACCAGGATTTGATTGCAGATTCGAGCTATGATTTGGGACTACCTTGGGATCTACTTACCGTTAGGGGGCCATCATACTTGTGTTCTAATGAGAAAGAAGAGCAACTAACACAATTGAATCTTCAATTTCTGAAGTCACTCGTGGAAGTTCAAGGTGACATCAATCAAGAAAATTCTATGGATATGCTAGAGCTTGGAGACTATTCGACGATCAAACAGCCTCATTTGAGCAGTGTAAAAGTGGAAGAAGGCCTGAAAAAAGTTGACAGCTTCTCCCGATGGGTTGCAAAAGAGCTTGAGGATGTTGAGGAGTTGCATATGCAGCCAAGTAATCAAATGTCATGGAATGTTATAGATACTGAGGAAGAAGGTTCCTGTCTGCCAAGCCAGTTGCATGTGGATTCAGATTCACTGAATCTCTCACTCTCCCAGGAGCAGGTTTTCAGCATTATTGATTTTTCACCTAATTGGGCGTATTCAAACTTGGAAACGAAA ATATTGATTACTGGAAGATTTCTTAAGAGTGAAGGCGAGCTGGTAGAGTACAAGTGGTCATGTATGTTTGGGGAAGTAGAGGTTCCTGCAGAGGTTTTAGCAGATGGGGTGCTTCGTTGTCATGCTCCCCCACACAAACCAGGAGTACTCCCTTTTTACGTGACATGTTCTAATAGATTGGCTTGTAGTGAAGTCAGAGAATTCGAATACAGATTTGGACCTTATCAGGAAGTTGGTGCTGCCGATGTTTCTATGACTGAGAAGCATCTCCTTGAACgaattgaaaatttattgtCATTGGGACCTGTTAGTAGTTGTCGCAGTTCTGATAGTATGGAGGATTCTGAGGAGAAACGAAGTACAGTTAATAAAATCATCTCTATGATGGAGGAAGAGAATAAGCAGATAATAGAGAGAGCATCATACGGTGACACATCCCAATGCAGGGTGAAAGAGgatttatattttgaaagaaagctGAAACAGAATTTTTATGCATGGCTGGTTCACCAAGTTACTGATGATGGCAGAGGGCGAACTCTTCTTGATGGTGAAGGCCAAGGTGTACTTCATTTGGTAGCTGCACTTGGTTATGATTGGGCCTTCAAGCCAATTTTAGCATCAGGATTAAGTGTAGATTTTCGTGACATGAATGGATGGACTGCACTTCATTGGGCCGCATTCTATGGAAG GGAGAAGACTGTTGTTAGTCTTGTCTCTTTAGGTGCATCTCCTGGAGCTTTGACAGACCCATCTGCTGAATTTCCTTTGGGTAGAACCCCTGCTGATTTGGCATCTGCCAATGGACACAAGGGAATATCTGGATTTGTTGCTGAATCTTCTTTGACTACTCACCTTTCTAAGCTTACTGTGACTGATGCAAAGGAAGAACTTGATTCAGAAGTTTGTGAAGCAAAAGTTGGAGAAACAGTTACAGAGCGCGTGGCTGTTTCAACTACTGAAAGCGATGTGCCAGATGTACTTTCACTCAAGGATTCTCTGGCTGCTATACGCAATGCTACTCAAGCAGCTGCTCGGATACATCAAATTTTCAGGGTTCAGTCATTTCAGAGGAAGCAAATTATTGAGAATTGTGACAATGAGTTATCATCTGATGAGAATGCTATTGCTATTGTAGCTTCTAGAGCTTGTAAGTTGGGGCAAAACAATGGCATAGCTCATGCGGCTGCCATTCAAATCCAGAAAAAGTTCCGTGGCTGGAATAAGAGAAAAGAGTTCCTTTTAATTCGAcaaaaaattgttcaaattcAG GCTCATATAAGGGGGCATCAAGTGAGGAAGAAATATAAGCCAATTATCTGGTCGGTAGGAATTCTGGAGAAAGTGATATTGCGTTGGAGACGTAAAAGAAGCGGTTTGAGGGGATTTAGATCAGAGGCGGTCATGAGTAAGCCAAGCACACAGGAGGACTCATTGCCAGAAGATGATTATGATTTTCTAAAGGAAGGAAGAAAACAGACTGAAGTCAGGATGCAAAAGGCCCTTGCTAGGGTGAAGTCCATGACTCAATATTCTGAGGGTCGTGCTCAATATCGTAGGCTGCTTACTGCTGCTGAAGGACTTCGTGAAGTGAAG